A stretch of DNA from Arthrobacter globiformis:
CACTCCATCGGGTTGCTGCGGACTCAGGGTTGAAGACCTGAGGCCAAAGTAGCCGAAGGGAGGGCCAGCGAACAGTGCCGCGGAAGCAGCGGCGCGGAACAGCGGGTGGCTGCGGTCAGCTGACCTTTTTAAGGAACGCCGAGGCGTGCGCCTCGAGACCGTTGCCAGCCTGAGCAGCCGGTTCAGCAGCCGCGCCGGTTGCCGACGGGCGGCCGGTGGCCACGTCCCACCGCCAGAGCAGGTTGCCATCCACCAGCCCGAAGATCCGGGTTGCCGCACTGTAGTCCTTGGAGTGGCTGCCGCGCATCACCATGTCGGTGCTGAGCTGGATCTGCGGACCCCTGATCTGCCCGTAGTACAGCTCCGAAATGCCGCCCGGGTGGCTGATGGAGACCGAGATGTCGAAGCCGCCATCCTTGTTGCGGAGGGCCTCGACCTCGTCGGCGCTTTTCAGCACGGGCACGATGTCCCCGGGAACCAGGCCGGGGCCGCTGTCGGCCTCCAGCTGTTTGCGCTCCAGGGCCCAAAATCCGGTCTCTACAGTGAGCGGCCGGAGCTTGGTGCCGTCCTCGTCGGTCAGCCAGCTTTCCGCACGGTACTGCAGGTACGGCAGACCGTTGTGGGTGAAGGACACATGCTGCAGGAAGTGCTCTGAACCTTCATCTCCGGCCCCGAGCCGGCCACGGCCCTCCCACTCACCGATGAGCCAGGAGAGGGGAACCAGTTCGGGGGTCAGGTCTGTAGGAATTTCAATAGGCACAGCCGCTACCTCTCGAAACCGCTAAGCAGGGGTTACCGCTGTCCTTTGAACAGTCGGTAGACAACAAAACCGGCAAACCAGGCCATGGACAGGCTGGCGACGCCGAGCAGGACAAGGAAGAAGATTTCAAATGCAAGTACGGACATGATGCCATCCTAACCCGTCAGGAGATGAGTAGTTTGTCTATGAAGTAGGCGAGCGAACCGACCGCCGCAATCGGTGCCAGACCCATGCCCAGGGCAGCGGGAAAGTTCAGCGGAGCGCCCCGGAGTGTCACCAGCCTGCGGAAACTGACCAGCACCGCACCCACCACAACACCGAACACAGC
This window harbors:
- a CDS encoding FABP family protein, with protein sequence MPIEIPTDLTPELVPLSWLIGEWEGRGRLGAGDEGSEHFLQHVSFTHNGLPYLQYRAESWLTDEDGTKLRPLTVETGFWALERKQLEADSGPGLVPGDIVPVLKSADEVEALRNKDGGFDISVSISHPGGISELYYGQIRGPQIQLSTDMVMRGSHSKDYSAATRIFGLVDGNLLWRWDVATGRPSATGAAAEPAAQAGNGLEAHASAFLKKVS